A genomic stretch from Spongiibacter nanhainus includes:
- the ribF gene encoding bifunctional riboflavin kinase/FAD synthetase — translation MELIRGFHNFRPRHRGCVATIGAFDGVHLGHQAVLKQLVDKGREMGLPSTVVLFEPLPREYFSPENAPPRLMSFREKFEAIADLGIDRVVRICFTPRLRNMSADEFITSLFVESLGAKFIVVGDDLRFGRDRSGDFALLRRFGVRDGFEVMDTSTLEIQGERVSSTRIREVLGQGDFELAERLLGRPYSISGRVMMGQQLGRTIGAPTANLQLRRLRSPLSGVFAVEVEGAGERLRPGVANVGVRPTIGDLSTAILEVHLLDFSEDLYRRNLRVIFRKKIRNEIKFDGIDALREQINRDIDTARRFFQPD, via the coding sequence ATGGAGCTAATCCGCGGTTTCCACAATTTTCGACCCCGTCACCGAGGTTGCGTTGCGACCATCGGGGCCTTTGATGGCGTGCATCTCGGCCACCAGGCGGTACTGAAGCAACTGGTGGACAAGGGCCGGGAAATGGGGCTGCCCTCCACGGTGGTGCTGTTTGAGCCTCTGCCCAGGGAATATTTTTCTCCGGAGAACGCGCCGCCGCGGCTGATGAGCTTCCGGGAGAAGTTTGAGGCCATAGCCGACTTGGGCATCGATCGCGTGGTGCGGATTTGCTTTACGCCGCGGCTGCGCAATATGAGCGCCGATGAGTTTATCACCTCGCTGTTTGTAGAGAGCTTGGGGGCCAAGTTTATCGTGGTGGGGGACGACCTGCGCTTTGGCCGGGATCGCAGCGGTGATTTTGCCCTGTTGCGTCGTTTTGGCGTCCGCGATGGCTTTGAAGTCATGGATACCTCCACGTTGGAAATTCAGGGTGAACGTGTCAGCAGTACGCGCATTCGCGAGGTACTGGGGCAGGGGGACTTCGAGTTGGCAGAACGCCTGTTGGGTCGGCCCTACAGCATTTCCGGCCGGGTGATGATGGGGCAGCAACTGGGACGTACCATTGGCGCGCCCACCGCGAACCTGCAATTGCGCCGCTTGCGTTCGCCGCTGTCCGGGGTGTTCGCAGTGGAAGTGGAGGGGGCCGGAGAGCGGCTTCGTCCAGGGGTGGCCAATGTGGGCGTGCGCCCCACTATTGGCGATCTGTCCACGGCGATACTGGAAGTGCACTTGCTGGATTTCAGCGAGGATCTTTACCGTCGCAACTTGCGGGTGATATTCCGCAAAAAGATTCGTAACGAGATCAAGTTCGACGGTATTGATGCGCTGCGGGAGCAAATCAATCGCGATATCGATACCGCCCGGCGCTTTTTTCAACCAGATTAG
- the murJ gene encoding murein biosynthesis integral membrane protein MurJ, with product MTEVEKQAGEPTLKAAAGGLLRSSLVVSSLTMLSRVLGLVRDVVIAFFLGATSNADCFFVAFKIPNFLRRLFAEGAFSQAFVPVLSEYREKGSHAAVRALLDRVAGALGGVLILVTALAVVGAPVITLLFAPGFHGDPLKYGLTVEMIRITFPYLMLISLTGFAGAILNSYGRFAIPALTPVLLNLCLISAAVFFSPYFDEPAMALAWGVLMAGVVQFLFPLPFLQRLHLLPRPRWDWQDEGVKRILTLMIPALFGVSVSQINLLLDTVLASFLPTGSISWLYYSDRLMELPLGVFAVAIGTVILPSLSRHKAGSDQQAFARTLDWGLRSVLLLALPAAAALMVLAQPILVTLFQYGELKADDVGMSVYSLQAYSLGLVAFMLIKVLAPGFFARQDTRTPVKIGIIAMVANMVLNLAFVLPLHHYYQLGHVGLALATSGSAWLNAMLLLRGLLQREAYSFQPGWGLFWLRALVAVSAMVLLLVAGTLWLGDLSALTAWHRAWRLLMLCAAGAVVYGGVLVMMGVRLRDFRGLS from the coding sequence GTGACTGAGGTCGAGAAACAAGCGGGGGAGCCTACCCTTAAAGCCGCCGCCGGTGGGCTGCTGCGCTCCAGTCTGGTGGTAAGCAGCCTGACCATGTTGTCCCGGGTGTTGGGGCTGGTACGGGATGTGGTGATCGCCTTTTTCCTTGGTGCCACCAGCAATGCCGACTGCTTTTTTGTCGCCTTTAAAATTCCCAATTTTCTCCGTCGTCTGTTTGCCGAAGGGGCCTTTTCCCAGGCCTTTGTGCCGGTGCTGTCCGAGTACCGGGAGAAGGGCAGTCACGCCGCGGTGCGAGCGCTACTGGATCGGGTAGCGGGGGCGCTGGGCGGTGTATTGATATTGGTAACGGCGCTGGCGGTGGTGGGTGCGCCAGTGATTACCTTGCTGTTCGCCCCGGGCTTTCACGGCGATCCATTGAAATACGGGCTGACCGTGGAGATGATCCGCATCACCTTTCCCTATTTAATGTTGATCTCCCTGACCGGCTTTGCCGGCGCTATTCTCAACAGCTACGGCCGCTTTGCCATCCCCGCGCTGACACCGGTGCTGCTCAACCTCTGCTTGATCAGCGCGGCGGTGTTTTTCTCGCCGTACTTTGATGAGCCGGCAATGGCCCTGGCCTGGGGCGTGCTGATGGCCGGGGTGGTGCAGTTCCTGTTCCCCTTGCCGTTTCTTCAGCGTCTGCACTTGCTACCCAGACCGCGCTGGGATTGGCAGGACGAAGGTGTAAAACGCATCCTTACATTGATGATCCCTGCGCTGTTTGGGGTGTCGGTCAGCCAGATTAACCTGCTGCTGGACACGGTACTGGCGTCCTTTTTGCCCACCGGCAGTATTTCCTGGCTGTATTACTCCGACCGTTTGATGGAGCTGCCACTGGGGGTGTTTGCGGTGGCCATCGGCACGGTGATTCTGCCCAGCTTGTCTCGCCACAAAGCTGGGTCAGATCAGCAGGCCTTTGCCCGAACTTTGGATTGGGGGCTGCGCAGCGTACTGTTGCTGGCGCTACCAGCGGCCGCCGCGTTGATGGTGTTGGCTCAGCCCATCCTGGTGACGCTGTTTCAGTACGGCGAGCTTAAGGCTGACGATGTGGGGATGTCGGTCTACAGCCTACAGGCCTACAGCCTAGGGCTGGTGGCTTTTATGTTGATCAAAGTGTTGGCACCGGGCTTCTTTGCCCGTCAGGATACCCGCACGCCGGTTAAGATTGGCATCATCGCCATGGTGGCCAATATGGTCCTTAACCTGGCCTTTGTGCTGCCCCTGCATCACTACTACCAGCTGGGGCATGTGGGGCTGGCCCTGGCGACCTCGGGCTCGGCGTGGCTGAATGCTATGTTGCTGCTGCGGGGTTTGTTGCAGCGGGAGGCCTATTCGTTTCAACCCGGTTGGGGACTATTCTGGCTGCGGGCTTTAGTTGCGGTCTCGGCCATGGTGCTGCTGCTGGTGGCCGGTACCCTGTGGTTGGGCGATCTCAGCGCGTTGACGGCCTGGCACCGGGCCTGGCGCCTGCTGATGCTGTGCGCCGCCGGTGCTGTGGTCTACGGTGGCGTGCTGGTGATGATGGGCGTGAGATTGCGGGATTTCCGTGGTCTATCCTAG
- a CDS encoding NUDIX domain-containing protein, with protein MGLFSRDDVEVDDDRTVWRGFFKLRALSLRHKLFAGGWGKQINRELFVRPPAVGVLPYDPGLDAVLLVEQFRIGALARTDGPWLTELVAGLIDKDESPESVARREALEEAGIHIGELENIAQYYSSPGASDEYFYLYLGHASLEGAGGLYGLPEEGEDIRARVFSFQQAESLLNEGHIDNAHTVIALQWLRSNRHRIRQQWSD; from the coding sequence ATGGGACTGTTTAGTCGGGACGACGTGGAAGTCGATGACGACCGTACGGTATGGCGGGGCTTTTTCAAACTGCGAGCTCTGTCATTGCGCCACAAGTTGTTCGCCGGCGGTTGGGGCAAGCAGATCAATCGGGAGTTGTTTGTGCGCCCGCCGGCGGTAGGTGTGCTGCCCTACGATCCGGGCTTGGATGCAGTTTTGTTGGTGGAGCAGTTTCGGATTGGAGCCCTGGCCCGCACCGACGGCCCCTGGCTGACGGAGCTGGTGGCAGGGTTGATCGACAAGGACGAGTCACCTGAATCCGTGGCCCGCCGGGAGGCTCTGGAGGAAGCGGGTATCCATATTGGCGAGCTGGAGAACATCGCCCAGTACTACTCATCACCCGGCGCCAGCGACGAATACTTCTACCTTTACTTGGGCCATGCCTCGCTGGAAGGCGCCGGTGGTCTGTACGGTTTGCCGGAGGAGGGGGAGGATATCCGCGCCCGGGTGTTTTCCTTCCAGCAGGCCGAATCCTTGCTGAATGAGGGCCATATCGACAACGCCCACACCGTGATTGCACTGCAGTGGTTGCGGTCCAATCGCCACCGCATCAGGCAGCAGTGGAGTGACTGA
- a CDS encoding aspartate carbamoyltransferase — MKFAGSHILSIEQFERGDIETIFSVADRMIPYAHRQRVTKVLDGAILGNMFFEPSTRTRVSFGCAFNLLGGEVRETTGFESSAIAKGESLYDTARVLSGYSDVIVMRHPASGSVAEFAAASRVPVMNGGDGANEHPSQALLDLYTIKKELQHQGRSDIDGLRIAMIGDLKYGRTVHSLCKLLCQYRNVTVALISPAELKMPEGIVEQLCEAGHVVVESESMETSISNVDIAYSTRIQEERFSSKADADLYRGRYRLNQSIYTRFCEPNTVIMHPLPRDSRQEANELDNDLNDNPNLAIFRQADNGVLVRMALFALTLDVVEQIDKSARDVNWYTERRF; from the coding sequence ATGAAATTTGCCGGCAGCCATATTCTGTCTATCGAGCAGTTTGAGCGGGGCGATATCGAGACGATTTTTTCGGTCGCGGATCGCATGATTCCCTATGCCCACCGCCAGCGGGTTACCAAGGTGCTGGACGGTGCCATTCTCGGCAATATGTTCTTCGAACCCTCCACCCGGACTCGGGTCAGCTTTGGTTGCGCCTTTAATTTACTGGGTGGCGAGGTGCGGGAAACCACCGGTTTTGAAAGCTCTGCCATCGCCAAGGGCGAGTCGCTCTACGATACCGCCCGGGTGCTGAGTGGCTACAGCGATGTGATTGTGATGCGCCACCCGGCCTCCGGCTCGGTGGCGGAGTTTGCCGCCGCCAGCCGAGTGCCGGTGATGAACGGCGGTGACGGCGCCAATGAGCACCCCAGCCAGGCACTGCTGGATTTGTACACCATCAAAAAAGAACTGCAGCATCAGGGGCGCAGCGATATCGATGGCCTGCGCATCGCCATGATTGGCGACCTGAAATACGGCCGCACCGTGCACTCCCTGTGCAAACTGCTGTGCCAGTATCGCAACGTGACGGTGGCGCTGATTTCGCCAGCGGAGCTGAAAATGCCGGAAGGTATCGTCGAGCAGCTCTGTGAGGCCGGGCATGTGGTGGTGGAGTCAGAAAGCATGGAAACCAGTATTTCCAACGTCGATATCGCCTATTCCACCCGCATTCAGGAGGAGCGTTTTTCCAGCAAGGCTGACGCCGATCTGTACCGAGGCCGCTATCGCCTGAATCAGTCGATCTACACCCGCTTTTGCGAGCCCAATACGGTGATTATGCACCCTTTGCCCAGGGACTCCAGGCAGGAGGCCAACGAGCTGGACAACGATCTGAACGACAACCCCAACTTGGCAATCTTCCGCCAAGCTGATAACGGCGTGCTGGTGCGGATGGCGCTGTTCGCACTGACTCTGGATGTGGTGGAGCAGATTGATAAATCCGCCCGGGACGTCAACTGGTATACCGAGAGACGCTTCTGA
- a CDS encoding ABC transporter transmembrane domain-containing protein, whose protein sequence is MTQAHPASDIDSERDNTPPAAPAKSRNLGVLRAMLDFLRPYRLQVLGASIALVLTAGITLSIGQGLRLLVDRGFASGANPQMLNQSLLLFAVMILLLAIGTFTRFYLVSWIGERVSADLRKAVFAHVVDLHPGFFETNLSGDIQSRITTDTTLLQTVIGSSVSIALRNLLMFVGGVILLFVTNPKLTAMVMLSVPLVVVPILFFGRRVRRLSRTSQDKLASVGSFVGEAVKNIKMVQAFNHQQLDREAFDRHVESAFDVAIGRINQRAWLSTAVIVLVLGAVTAMLWVGGHDVLAGRISGGELAAFVFYAVMVAASVGAISEVYGDLQRAAGATERLLELLTADNLVTDPDVPTELSEPVTGRLSFDRVRFCYPSRPEHPAIDGLSLVAEPGTSVALVGSSGAGKSTLFDLLLRFYDVQDGQICLDGVDIRALSLASLRQQIAVVPQQPVLFTGTVADNIRYGDPQASDEAIRRAAVAAFADDFISQLPEGYHSFVGEGGIRLSGGQRQRIAIARAILADPRILLLDEATSALDAESEYQVQKALERLMAGRTSLVIAHRLATVVNVDKIAVLDRGQLVAQGRHSELLQSSPLYARWASLQFDDGAPVDGQAIDSEIAQ, encoded by the coding sequence ATGACGCAGGCACATCCGGCAAGTGATATAGATTCTGAGCGGGACAACACCCCGCCGGCGGCTCCGGCAAAGAGCCGCAATCTCGGTGTGCTGCGGGCCATGCTGGACTTCCTTCGCCCCTATCGCCTGCAGGTCTTGGGTGCCAGTATCGCGCTGGTGCTCACGGCGGGGATTACCCTGTCCATAGGTCAGGGCCTGCGGCTGCTGGTGGATCGCGGTTTTGCCAGCGGCGCCAATCCACAAATGCTTAACCAGTCTTTGCTGCTGTTTGCGGTAATGATCCTGCTGCTGGCCATCGGCACCTTTACCCGTTTTTATCTGGTGTCCTGGATCGGCGAGCGCGTCAGTGCGGATCTGCGCAAAGCGGTATTTGCCCACGTGGTGGATCTTCACCCCGGCTTTTTTGAGACCAACCTCAGCGGCGATATTCAGTCGCGGATCACCACTGATACCACCTTGCTGCAAACCGTGATCGGTTCCTCGGTCTCTATTGCCCTTCGCAATCTGCTGATGTTTGTGGGTGGCGTGATTCTGCTGTTTGTCACTAACCCCAAACTCACCGCGATGGTGATGCTCAGCGTGCCGCTGGTGGTAGTGCCGATATTGTTTTTTGGCCGCCGGGTGCGGCGTCTGTCCCGCACGAGTCAGGACAAGCTGGCCAGTGTTGGCAGTTTTGTTGGCGAGGCGGTGAAGAACATCAAAATGGTGCAGGCTTTCAATCACCAGCAGCTCGATCGGGAGGCCTTTGATCGCCACGTCGAGTCGGCCTTCGATGTGGCCATTGGTCGAATTAACCAGCGCGCCTGGCTGTCGACAGCAGTCATTGTACTGGTGCTGGGGGCGGTGACCGCCATGCTGTGGGTGGGTGGCCACGATGTGCTGGCGGGACGCATCAGCGGTGGCGAGCTGGCGGCCTTTGTTTTTTACGCGGTGATGGTGGCGGCCTCAGTCGGGGCTATTTCCGAAGTCTACGGCGACCTTCAGCGCGCCGCCGGTGCTACCGAGCGGCTGCTGGAGCTGCTGACCGCGGATAATCTGGTCACCGATCCCGATGTGCCCACTGAACTGAGCGAACCCGTGACAGGGCGACTGAGCTTCGATCGGGTGCGTTTTTGTTACCCGTCTCGCCCCGAGCACCCGGCCATCGATGGCCTGTCACTGGTGGCAGAGCCGGGCACCAGCGTTGCCCTGGTGGGGAGTTCCGGTGCCGGCAAATCGACCCTGTTTGATCTGTTGCTGCGCTTTTACGATGTTCAGGACGGGCAAATATGCCTGGATGGTGTCGATATCCGTGCACTGTCGTTGGCGTCTCTGCGGCAGCAGATCGCCGTGGTCCCCCAACAACCGGTGCTGTTTACCGGCACTGTGGCAGACAATATTCGTTACGGCGACCCTCAGGCCTCTGATGAAGCGATCCGCCGAGCGGCGGTGGCGGCCTTTGCCGATGACTTTATTAGCCAACTGCCAGAGGGCTACCACAGCTTTGTCGGGGAGGGCGGTATCCGCTTGTCCGGCGGTCAGCGCCAGCGTATTGCCATTGCCCGGGCGATACTGGCAGACCCCCGCATACTGCTGTTGGATGAGGCAACCAGCGCCCTGGATGCCGAGAGTGAGTACCAGGTGCAGAAAGCGCTGGAGCGGTTGATGGCCGGGCGCACCAGTCTGGTTATTGCCCACCGGCTGGCCACCGTGGTCAATGTGGATAAAATTGCGGTACTGGATCGCGGCCAACTGGTCGCCCAGGGCCGCCACAGCGAACTTTTACAGTCATCGCCGCTCTATGCGAGGTGGGCAAGTCTACAATTTGATGATGGCGCACCCGTTGACGGGCAAGCGATTGATAGTGAGATAGCACAATGA
- a CDS encoding GIY-YIG nuclease family protein has protein sequence MSPSWWVYMVQSQSGRLYTGISTDPERRLREHSGEGGRGARFFRGDPPVAIVFIEAAADRSAASRREAAIKKLRRTEKMQLIAQQNRRQPV, from the coding sequence GTGAGCCCATCCTGGTGGGTGTACATGGTGCAGAGCCAAAGTGGCCGCCTGTACACTGGCATCAGCACCGACCCCGAGCGGCGTCTGCGTGAGCACAGCGGCGAAGGTGGTCGAGGGGCGCGTTTTTTTCGCGGTGATCCGCCCGTCGCCATTGTGTTTATTGAAGCCGCGGCGGATCGCTCGGCGGCATCGCGCCGGGAGGCGGCGATAAAAAAACTGCGGCGCACAGAAAAAATGCAATTAATTGCCCAGCAAAATCGTCGTCAGCCAGTTTGA
- the sbcB gene encoding exodeoxyribonuclease I, giving the protein MQSFYWHDYETWGANPAVDRPAQFAGIRTDAELNVIGEPLVIFSRPTPDFLPHPEACLITSITPQQALMDGLPEAEFIAAIHAELSQPGTCGAGYNSIRFDDEVTRYTLYRNFFDPYAREWRNGNSRWDLIDVVRLCHALRPEGITWPQREDGTPSFKLEELTAANGLSHEAAHDALSDVYATIDLARLIRDKQPKLFDYALELRDKRRVAQLLDTQSQVPVLHVSGRLPASRFCSALMMPLAPHPSNKNSVVVYDLSVDPTPLIELSAEDVAARLFTASADLPEGVERIPLKEIHLNRSPMVATAKLLEGGAAERLQIDMDRCRRHWRQLRDAPGLADKLATLYSQRSFEAKDDPDVMLYDGFFGDADRKQIDAVRRSGPEELAAKHFRFDDERLPELLWRYRARNYPTSLNDEERQRWLRFCRQRLRQPPPGSLGFASFRERIMALAEEETREGRLQLLQDLANYADALEQEGL; this is encoded by the coding sequence ATGCAGAGTTTTTACTGGCACGACTACGAAACCTGGGGCGCCAACCCGGCGGTGGATCGCCCCGCGCAATTTGCCGGCATCCGCACCGATGCCGAGCTGAATGTGATTGGCGAACCGCTGGTGATCTTCAGTCGTCCCACGCCGGATTTTTTGCCTCATCCCGAGGCTTGCCTGATCACCAGTATCACCCCGCAACAGGCACTGATGGACGGCCTGCCGGAAGCGGAGTTTATCGCTGCGATACACGCCGAGCTGTCCCAGCCGGGAACTTGCGGTGCCGGCTATAACAGCATCCGTTTTGACGATGAAGTCACCCGCTACACGCTCTACCGCAACTTCTTTGATCCCTATGCCCGAGAGTGGCGCAATGGTAACTCCCGGTGGGATCTTATCGATGTGGTGCGGCTGTGCCATGCCCTGCGCCCCGAGGGAATCACCTGGCCTCAGCGGGAGGACGGCACCCCCAGCTTTAAGCTGGAAGAGCTGACCGCCGCCAATGGCCTCAGCCACGAGGCCGCCCACGATGCCCTGTCGGATGTGTATGCCACTATCGACCTGGCTCGTTTGATTCGGGATAAGCAGCCCAAATTATTCGACTATGCGCTGGAGCTGCGGGACAAGCGCCGGGTTGCCCAATTGCTGGATACCCAGAGTCAGGTGCCGGTATTGCACGTCTCCGGCCGCCTGCCGGCGTCACGGTTTTGTTCGGCGCTGATGATGCCGTTGGCACCGCACCCCAGCAATAAAAACAGCGTGGTAGTTTACGACCTGAGTGTCGATCCGACGCCCTTGATTGAACTGAGCGCCGAAGACGTGGCGGCGCGCTTGTTTACCGCCAGCGCCGATTTGCCCGAAGGGGTTGAGCGCATTCCCCTTAAGGAAATTCATCTCAATCGCTCGCCCATGGTGGCGACTGCTAAATTGTTGGAGGGCGGAGCGGCGGAGCGCTTGCAGATCGATATGGACCGTTGTCGTCGCCACTGGCGGCAGCTGCGGGACGCGCCGGGGCTGGCCGACAAACTGGCCACCCTCTACAGCCAGCGCAGTTTTGAGGCCAAAGACGACCCCGACGTTATGCTTTACGACGGGTTTTTTGGCGACGCCGACCGCAAACAGATCGACGCGGTGCGTCGCAGTGGTCCGGAGGAGTTGGCTGCCAAACACTTTCGCTTTGACGACGAACGCCTGCCGGAGCTGCTGTGGCGCTACCGGGCGCGAAACTACCCCACCAGTTTGAACGACGAGGAGCGCCAGCGCTGGTTGCGTTTCTGCCGCCAGCGTCTGCGCCAGCCGCCGCCGGGCTCACTGGGCTTTGCCAGCTTTCGTGAACGGATTATGGCGCTGGCGGAAGAAGAAACCCGGGAAGGGCGATTGCAACTGCTCCAGGACCTGGCCAACTACGCCGACGCGCTGGAGCAGGAAGGCTTGTGA
- a CDS encoding fumarate hydratase — MTVIRQDDLIQSVADALQYISYYHPVDFIKAVDEAYQKEQNPAAKDAMAQILINSRMCAEGHRPICQDTGIVTVFLKVGMNIQWDAQMSVTDMVNEGVRRAYNLPDNVLRASILADPDGARSNTKDNTPAVIHYEIVPGDEVEVHVAAKGGGSEAKSKFAMLNPSDSVVDWVLKMVPTMGAGWCPPGMLGIGIGGTAEKAMMLAKEALLDPIDIHDLQKKGAENRAEELRLELHEKVNKLGIGAQGLGGLTTVLDVKVKDYPSHAANKAVALIPNCAATRHAHFTLDGSGPAALKPPSLEEWPEVTREVGGNVKRVNLDTVTADEIKTWKPGDTLLLNGKMLTGRDAAHKKMVDMLAKGETLPVDLKGRFIYYVGPVDPVRDEVVGPAGPTTATRMDKFTRTMLAETGLMGMIGKSERGDAAIEAIKEFEAVYLMATGGAAYLVAQAIKKAEVVAFPELGMEAIYEFTVEDMPVTVAVDTDGESVHKIGPQIWQAKIEEQAIDVA, encoded by the coding sequence ATGACCGTTATTCGGCAAGATGATCTGATTCAAAGCGTCGCCGACGCCCTGCAATATATCTCTTACTACCACCCTGTCGACTTTATTAAGGCGGTGGACGAGGCCTACCAAAAAGAGCAAAACCCCGCAGCCAAAGACGCCATGGCGCAAATCCTGATTAACTCGCGGATGTGTGCCGAGGGCCATCGTCCCATCTGCCAGGACACCGGCATTGTGACGGTATTTTTGAAAGTGGGCATGAATATCCAGTGGGATGCGCAGATGTCGGTCACCGACATGGTCAATGAAGGGGTGCGCCGCGCTTACAACCTGCCGGACAACGTGCTGCGTGCGTCTATACTGGCCGACCCCGACGGTGCCCGCAGCAATACCAAAGACAATACCCCGGCGGTGATTCACTACGAAATCGTGCCCGGTGACGAAGTGGAAGTGCACGTTGCCGCCAAGGGCGGTGGCAGTGAGGCCAAATCCAAATTCGCCATGCTCAACCCCTCCGACTCGGTGGTGGACTGGGTATTGAAAATGGTACCCACCATGGGCGCCGGTTGGTGCCCGCCGGGCATGCTGGGCATCGGTATTGGCGGCACGGCAGAGAAGGCCATGATGTTGGCCAAAGAGGCACTGCTGGATCCCATTGATATCCACGACCTGCAAAAGAAAGGTGCCGAAAATCGCGCTGAAGAGCTGCGCCTGGAGCTGCACGAAAAGGTCAACAAACTGGGCATCGGTGCACAGGGCCTGGGTGGTCTGACCACAGTCCTGGACGTCAAAGTGAAAGACTATCCCTCCCACGCCGCCAACAAAGCCGTGGCCCTGATCCCCAACTGTGCGGCGACTCGCCACGCTCACTTCACGCTGGATGGCAGTGGCCCGGCCGCCCTCAAACCGCCCTCGCTGGAGGAGTGGCCCGAGGTGACCCGGGAAGTCGGCGGCAACGTCAAACGTGTTAATTTGGACACCGTTACCGCTGACGAGATCAAAACCTGGAAGCCCGGCGACACGCTGCTGCTCAACGGCAAAATGCTGACTGGCCGCGACGCCGCCCACAAGAAAATGGTGGATATGCTGGCCAAGGGCGAGACCCTGCCGGTGGACCTCAAGGGGCGCTTTATTTATTACGTTGGGCCGGTTGATCCGGTCCGGGATGAGGTGGTGGGTCCGGCTGGCCCCACCACCGCCACCCGGATGGACAAGTTCACCCGCACCATGCTGGCTGAGACCGGCCTGATGGGCATGATCGGCAAATCGGAGCGGGGCGACGCCGCGATTGAGGCCATCAAAGAGTTTGAAGCGGTTTACCTGATGGCCACTGGCGGTGCAGCGTATCTGGTGGCTCAGGCCATCAAAAAAGCCGAAGTTGTGGCCTTCCCCGAGTTGGGCATGGAGGCCATCTACGAGTTCACCGTCGAAGATATGCCGGTAACGGTGGCGGTGGACACCGATGGTGAGTCAGTCCACAAAATCGGCCCGCAGATCTGGCAGGCCAAAATTGAAGAGCAGGCGATCGACGTCGCCTAA
- a CDS encoding urate hydroxylase PuuD, translating into MDAYISLDLLFRWLHVLFGVTWIGLLYYFNFVQTEYFKEAEPSAKADAVQKLAPRALWWFRWGAMFTFITGLALLHFTMQRGLNGYIIIGAVMGTLMFLNVWLIIWPNQKIVCGIKPGDAAKAAPKAGLASRTNTLFSAPMLIGMIGSYHGSGNAAAAELGGAAAGGFSFSLGLWICLGLIALLELNAIFGKTGPMTTVVGVVHSSIALAAVMLGLLQFV; encoded by the coding sequence ATGGATGCCTATATCTCACTGGACCTGCTGTTTCGCTGGCTACACGTTTTGTTTGGCGTGACCTGGATCGGCCTGCTGTACTACTTTAACTTTGTGCAAACTGAATACTTCAAAGAAGCCGAGCCCAGCGCCAAGGCTGACGCGGTGCAAAAGCTCGCCCCCCGGGCATTGTGGTGGTTCCGCTGGGGTGCCATGTTCACCTTTATTACCGGCCTTGCCCTGCTGCACTTCACCATGCAGCGCGGCCTCAACGGCTACATCATTATCGGCGCCGTGATGGGCACCCTGATGTTCCTCAATGTGTGGCTGATTATCTGGCCCAACCAAAAGATCGTTTGCGGCATCAAGCCCGGTGACGCCGCCAAGGCGGCGCCCAAAGCCGGCTTGGCATCCCGCACCAACACCCTGTTCTCTGCCCCGATGTTGATCGGCATGATCGGCTCTTACCACGGTTCAGGCAATGCCGCAGCAGCCGAGCTGGGCGGTGCGGCCGCCGGTGGCTTCAGCTTTAGCCTGGGCCTATGGATTTGCCTCGGTCTCATTGCCCTGTTGGAACTCAACGCCATATTTGGCAAGACCGGCCCCATGACTACGGTAGTTGGCGTGGTACACAGCAGCATTGCCCTGGCGGCAGTAATGTTGGGCCTACTGCAGTTCGTGTAA
- a CDS encoding CoA-binding protein — translation MSETVVVLGASPKVDRYSHKAIKMLGEYGHKVVPVNPYHAQIDGIDCVKDVDEITVPADTVTVYMRESHLLPLIGHLVKLAPRRVIFNPGAEAPAAYPALEEAGIDIEEACTLVLLRTDQF, via the coding sequence ATGTCGGAAACGGTTGTGGTGCTGGGCGCCAGCCCCAAGGTGGACCGCTATTCCCATAAGGCCATCAAAATGCTTGGGGAGTATGGCCACAAGGTGGTCCCGGTCAATCCCTACCACGCCCAGATTGACGGCATCGACTGCGTAAAAGATGTCGACGAGATAACTGTACCGGCCGATACCGTTACCGTGTATATGCGGGAATCACATCTACTGCCTCTTATTGGCCACCTGGTGAAGCTGGCGCCGCGCCGGGTGATTTTTAATCCTGGGGCAGAGGCGCCAGCGGCCTACCCGGCATTGGAAGAGGCGGGTATCGACATTGAAGAGGCTTGTACCTTGGTGCTGCTGCGCACCGATCAGTTTTAG